The Streptomyces sp. NBC_01689 genome includes a window with the following:
- a CDS encoding sterol carrier family protein, with protein sequence MPPARKRARAYDPVKTRAAVLAQFAHVRDGVRGLDEERLARPSGLGDWSVRELAAHVTTALENVSRGLDQPEPAGREVALLDWPLATAGRADDIAAGTRRLAADHPDLDALYARVGERFAEQLAAAPDGRPLATLRRTAGSTAEAGAPTGAMTLADYLVTRTVELVVHTDDLNRAAGTDIPFDRQALATCTRLLADALAAKAPGASTEVRIPPYAVVQCVEGPRHTRGTPPNVVETDPLTWIRLATGRTDWRTALDEARVAASGERADLGPLLPLMG encoded by the coding sequence ATGCCTCCGGCCAGGAAACGCGCCCGCGCCTACGACCCCGTCAAGACCCGCGCGGCGGTGCTCGCGCAGTTCGCCCATGTGCGCGACGGCGTACGCGGCCTCGACGAGGAGCGGCTGGCGCGCCCCTCGGGCCTCGGGGACTGGAGCGTGCGGGAACTGGCCGCGCACGTCACGACGGCCCTGGAGAACGTCAGCCGGGGCCTCGACCAGCCGGAACCCGCGGGCCGGGAAGTCGCGCTGCTCGACTGGCCGCTCGCCACCGCCGGACGGGCGGACGACATCGCCGCCGGCACGCGCCGGCTGGCCGCGGACCACCCCGACCTGGACGCGCTCTACGCCCGCGTCGGGGAGCGGTTCGCCGAACAGCTGGCCGCCGCCCCCGACGGGCGGCCGCTCGCCACCCTCCGCCGCACCGCCGGTTCCACCGCGGAGGCCGGCGCCCCCACCGGCGCCATGACCCTCGCCGACTACCTCGTCACGCGCACGGTTGAGCTCGTCGTGCACACCGACGACCTGAACCGCGCCGCCGGGACCGACATCCCCTTCGACCGGCAGGCCCTGGCGACCTGCACCCGGCTGCTCGCCGACGCGCTCGCCGCGAAGGCGCCCGGCGCGTCGACGGAGGTGCGGATCCCGCCGTACGCCGTCGTGCAGTGCGTGGAGGGCCCCCGGCACACCCGGGGCACGCCGCCCAACGTCGTCGAGACGGACCCGCTGACCTGGATCCGGCTCGCGACGGGACGGACGGACTGGCGGACGGCGCTGGACGAGGCCAGGGTCGCCGCGAGCGGGGAGCGGGCGGACCTCGGCCCGCTGCTGCCGCTCATGGGCTGA
- a CDS encoding META domain-containing protein — protein MDKQRLTLSVLTLLPLAVACGTGTDPSSVGVAGDGGVTGVHWNVDSLTVDGRTTRSPGGAYLRIDRDGRVSGNLGCNGFGATATVRGDRLDLGSLRTTEMACGKTPMAFEEGLARAFDGDTLTTAVEGDGLTLTTHAGDRVALTREADAPLLGTKWTITSVGGGDVAGSLPAGASAYLVLDGHRGSLSGRLGCNSVSAKATVRDGHITLGAPRTTRMVCDASLMDTERTLLRLFDGTVDYVLDHRSLALTSANGTQVTAVAEE, from the coding sequence ATGGACAAGCAGCGACTGACCCTCAGCGTCCTGACCCTGCTTCCGCTCGCCGTGGCCTGTGGCACCGGGACGGACCCGTCGTCCGTCGGCGTGGCAGGGGACGGTGGTGTCACCGGTGTCCACTGGAACGTCGACAGCCTCACCGTCGACGGGCGGACCACCCGCTCGCCGGGCGGCGCCTATCTGCGGATCGACCGGGACGGCCGGGTCAGCGGCAACCTCGGCTGCAACGGCTTCGGAGCGACGGCCACCGTCCGGGGCGACCGCCTCGACCTCGGCTCCCTGCGGACGACGGAGATGGCCTGCGGGAAGACCCCGATGGCCTTCGAGGAGGGTCTGGCCCGCGCCTTCGACGGGGACACGCTCACCACCGCGGTCGAGGGCGACGGCCTCACCCTCACCACCCACGCAGGCGACCGCGTCGCCCTCACCAGGGAGGCGGACGCCCCCCTCCTGGGCACGAAGTGGACCATCACGTCCGTGGGCGGCGGCGACGTGGCCGGGTCCCTGCCCGCCGGAGCCTCCGCGTACCTCGTCCTGGACGGGCACCGGGGATCGCTTTCCGGCCGCCTCGGCTGCAACAGCGTGTCCGCGAAGGCCACCGTCCGCGACGGACATATCACCCTCGGCGCCCCCAGGACCACCCGGATGGTGTGCGACGCCTCACTCATGGACACCGAGCGGACGCTGCTGCGCCTCTTCGACGGCACGGTGGACTACGTGCTGGATCACCGCAGCCTCGCTCTGACCAGCGCAAACGGCACGCAGGTGACGGCGGTCGCCGAGGAGTGA
- the purF gene encoding amidophosphoribosyltransferase has translation MPRGDGRLNHDLLPGEKGPQDACGVFGVWAPGEEVAKLTYFGLYALQHRGQESAGIAVSNGSQILVFKDMGLVSQVFDETSLGSLQGHIAVGHARYSTTGASVWENAQPTFRATAHGSIALGHNGNLVNTAQLAEMVADLPKQDGRTTRVAATNDTDLLTALLAAQVDDDGKPLTVEEASARVLPQVKGAFSLVFMNEHTLYAARDPQGIRPLVLGRLERGWVVASESAALDICGAAYVREIEPGEFVAIDENGLRTSRFAEAKPKGCVFEYVYLARPDTDIAGRNVYLSRVEMGRKLAAEAPVEADLVIATPESGTPAAIGYAEASGIPFGAGLVKNAYVGRTFIQPSQTIRQLGIRLKLNPLKEVIKGKRLVVVDDSIVRGNTQRALVRMLREAGAAEVHIRISSPPVKWPCFFGIDFATRAELIANGMTIEEIGTSLGADSLSYISLDGMIEATTIDKPNLCRACFDGEYPMELPDPELLGKQLLETELAAGPAATAAADAIRRP, from the coding sequence GTGCCACGTGGTGACGGTCGACTCAATCATGATCTGCTCCCCGGCGAGAAAGGCCCCCAGGACGCTTGCGGCGTCTTCGGAGTCTGGGCCCCGGGTGAAGAGGTCGCCAAGCTCACTTACTTCGGGCTCTACGCCCTCCAGCATCGAGGCCAGGAATCCGCGGGTATCGCGGTCAGCAACGGCTCCCAGATCCTCGTCTTCAAGGACATGGGTCTCGTCTCCCAGGTCTTCGACGAGACCTCGCTCGGTTCGCTCCAGGGTCATATCGCGGTCGGTCACGCCCGCTACTCGACCACCGGCGCCTCCGTATGGGAGAACGCCCAGCCGACGTTCCGTGCCACCGCGCACGGCTCCATCGCGCTCGGCCACAACGGCAACCTGGTCAACACGGCGCAGCTCGCCGAGATGGTCGCCGACCTCCCCAAGCAGGACGGCCGCACCACCCGGGTGGCCGCCACCAACGACACGGACCTGCTCACCGCGCTGCTCGCGGCCCAGGTCGACGACGACGGCAAGCCGCTGACCGTCGAGGAGGCCTCCGCGAGGGTCCTCCCGCAGGTCAAGGGCGCCTTCAGCCTCGTCTTCATGAACGAGCACACCCTGTACGCGGCCCGCGACCCGCAGGGCATCCGTCCGCTGGTCCTCGGCCGGCTGGAGCGCGGCTGGGTGGTCGCCTCCGAGTCCGCCGCCCTCGACATCTGCGGCGCCGCGTACGTCCGGGAGATCGAGCCGGGCGAGTTCGTCGCCATCGACGAGAACGGCCTGCGGACCTCCCGATTCGCGGAAGCGAAGCCCAAGGGCTGTGTCTTCGAGTACGTCTACCTGGCCCGTCCGGACACGGACATCGCCGGCCGGAACGTCTATCTGTCGCGTGTCGAGATGGGCCGCAAGCTCGCCGCGGAAGCCCCGGTCGAGGCCGATCTGGTGATAGCGACCCCGGAGTCCGGGACGCCCGCCGCCATCGGTTACGCGGAGGCCAGCGGCATCCCCTTCGGCGCGGGTCTGGTGAAGAACGCCTACGTGGGCCGGACCTTCATCCAGCCCTCGCAGACCATCCGGCAGCTGGGCATCCGTCTGAAGCTGAATCCCCTGAAGGAAGTCATCAAGGGGAAGCGGCTGGTCGTCGTCGACGACTCGATCGTTCGCGGCAACACCCAGCGCGCGCTGGTGCGCATGCTGCGCGAGGCCGGCGCCGCCGAGGTCCACATCCGGATCTCGTCCCCGCCCGTGAAGTGGCCCTGCTTCTTCGGCATCGACTTCGCGACCCGCGCCGAGCTGATCGCGAACGGCATGACCATCGAGGAGATCGGCACCTCGCTCGGCGCCGACTCGCTCTCGTACATCTCCCTCGACGGCATGATCGAGGCCACCACCATCGACAAGCCGAACCTGTGCCGCGCCTGCTTCGACGGCGAGTACCCGATGGAGCTTCCCGACCCCGAACTGCTCGGCAAGCAGCTCCTGGAGACCGAGCTGGCCGCGGGTCCCGCAGCCACGGCCGCGGCTGACGCCATCCGTCGCCCGTAA
- the purM gene encoding phosphoribosylformylglycinamidine cyclo-ligase, whose amino-acid sequence MSSVSDQSSPAAGRPSGASYAAAGVDIEAGDRAVELMKEWVRKTQRPEVLGGLGGFAGLFDASALKRYERPLLASATDGVGTKVDLARQLGVYDSIGHDLVAMVMDDIVVCGAEPLFMTDYICVGKVHPERVAAIVKGIAEGCVLAGCALVGGETAEHPGLLGPDDFDVAGAGTGVVEADRLLGADRIRSGDAVIAMAASGLHSNGYSLVRHVLFERASLSLDQHIEEFGRSLGEELLEPTKIYSLDCLALTRTTEVHAFSHVTGGGLAANLARVIPDGLHAIVDRETWTPAPVFDLVGRTGEVERLELEKTLNMGVGMIAIVPEESADAALATLGDRGVDAWIAGEITERGEHTTGAALIGDYAS is encoded by the coding sequence ATGTCTTCTGTCTCTGATCAGTCGTCTCCGGCGGCGGGCCGCCCCTCCGGTGCCTCCTACGCGGCCGCCGGCGTCGACATCGAAGCGGGCGACCGCGCCGTGGAGCTGATGAAGGAGTGGGTGAGGAAGACGCAGCGCCCCGAGGTCCTCGGCGGCCTCGGCGGCTTCGCCGGCCTCTTCGACGCCTCCGCCCTGAAGCGGTACGAGCGCCCGCTGCTCGCCTCCGCCACGGACGGCGTGGGCACCAAGGTCGACCTGGCCCGACAGCTCGGCGTGTACGACTCCATCGGCCACGACCTGGTCGCCATGGTCATGGACGACATCGTGGTGTGCGGCGCCGAGCCGCTCTTCATGACCGACTACATCTGTGTCGGCAAGGTCCACCCGGAACGCGTCGCGGCCATCGTGAAGGGCATCGCCGAGGGCTGCGTCCTCGCGGGCTGTGCCCTGGTGGGCGGCGAGACGGCGGAACACCCGGGCCTGCTGGGTCCGGACGACTTCGATGTCGCGGGCGCCGGTACCGGCGTGGTCGAGGCCGACCGGCTGCTCGGGGCGGACCGTATCCGCTCCGGGGACGCGGTGATCGCCATGGCCGCCTCCGGACTTCACTCGAACGGGTACTCCCTCGTCCGGCACGTCCTCTTCGAGCGGGCGAGCCTCAGCCTCGACCAGCACATCGAGGAGTTCGGCCGGTCGCTCGGCGAGGAGCTGCTGGAGCCCACCAAGATCTACTCGCTGGACTGTCTGGCGCTCACCCGGACCACCGAGGTGCACGCCTTCAGCCACGTCACCGGCGGCGGTCTCGCGGCGAACCTGGCCCGGGTGATCCCGGACGGTCTGCACGCGATCGTCGACCGCGAGACCTGGACCCCGGCGCCCGTCTTCGACCTGGTCGGCCGGACCGGCGAGGTCGAACGGCTGGAGCTGGAGAAGACGCTGAACATGGGCGTCGGCATGATCGCGATCGTCCCCGAGGAATCGGCGGACGCGGCGCTCGCCACCCTCGGGGACCGCGGTGTGGACGCCTGGATCGCCGGTGAGATCACCGAGCGCGGCGAGCACACGACAGGCGCGGCCCTGATCGGCGACTACGCGAGCTGA
- a CDS encoding DUF3073 domain-containing protein, which produces MGRGRAKAKQTKVARQLKYSSGGTDLSRLANELGASTSSQPPNGEPFEDDDEEDDPYAQYADLYNDDDEDEDDQSGPQSQRRGA; this is translated from the coding sequence ATGGGGCGCGGCCGGGCAAAGGCCAAGCAGACGAAGGTCGCCCGCCAGCTGAAGTACAGCAGCGGCGGGACTGACCTCTCGCGCCTGGCCAATGAGCTGGGCGCTTCGACTTCGAGCCAGCCGCCGAATGGCGAGCCGTTCGAGGACGACGACGAGGAAGACGACCCGTACGCTCAGTACGCGGATCTCTACAACGACGACGACGAGGACGAGGACGACCAGTCCGGTCCCCAGTCTCAACGTCGCGGCGCTTGA
- a CDS encoding Leu/Phe/Val dehydrogenase — MTDVTDGVLHTLFHSDQGGHEQVVLCQDQSSGLKAVIAIHSTALGPALGGTRFYPYASEEEAVADALNLSRGMSYKNAMAGLDHGGGKAVIIGDPEQIKSEDLLLAYGRFVASLGGRYVTACDVGTYVADMDVVARENRWTTGRSPENGGAGDSSVLTAYGVFQGMRASAQHLWGDPTLRGRRVGVAGVGKVGHHLVDHLRQDGAEVVITDVRPESVRRILDKHPTGVTAVADTEALIRVEGLDIYAPCALGGALDDHSVPVLTARIVCGAANNQLAHPGVEKDLADRGILYAPDYVVNAGGVIQVADELHGFDFDRCRAKAAKIFDTTLAIFARAKEDGIPPAAAADRIAEQRMAEARLRG; from the coding sequence GTGACCGACGTAACCGACGGCGTCCTGCACACCCTGTTCCACTCGGATCAGGGGGGTCATGAGCAAGTCGTGCTGTGCCAGGACCAGTCCAGCGGCCTCAAGGCCGTCATCGCCATCCACTCCACCGCCCTGGGCCCCGCCCTCGGCGGAACGCGTTTCTACCCGTACGCGAGCGAGGAGGAGGCCGTCGCCGACGCGCTGAACCTCTCGCGCGGGATGTCGTACAAGAACGCCATGGCCGGTCTCGACCACGGTGGCGGCAAGGCCGTCATCATCGGCGACCCCGAGCAGATCAAGAGCGAGGATCTGCTGCTGGCCTACGGCCGGTTCGTGGCCTCGCTGGGCGGGCGTTACGTCACCGCCTGCGACGTCGGCACCTACGTCGCCGACATGGACGTCGTGGCCCGGGAGAACCGCTGGACGACCGGCCGTTCGCCGGAGAACGGCGGCGCGGGCGACTCGTCGGTGCTCACCGCCTACGGGGTCTTCCAGGGCATGCGGGCGAGCGCCCAGCACCTGTGGGGCGACCCGACGCTGCGCGGCCGCAGGGTGGGTGTCGCGGGCGTCGGCAAGGTGGGCCACCACCTCGTGGACCATCTGCGCCAGGACGGCGCCGAGGTCGTCATCACGGACGTGCGGCCCGAGTCCGTGCGCCGGATCCTGGACAAGCACCCGACCGGGGTCACCGCCGTCGCCGACACCGAGGCGCTGATCCGCGTGGAGGGGCTAGACATCTACGCCCCCTGCGCGCTCGGCGGGGCCCTGGACGACCACTCCGTACCGGTCCTCACGGCCCGGATCGTGTGCGGCGCCGCCAACAACCAGCTCGCGCACCCGGGCGTCGAGAAGGACCTCGCGGACCGCGGCATCCTGTACGCGCCGGACTACGTCGTGAACGCGGGCGGTGTCATCCAGGTCGCCGACGAGCTCCACGGTTTCGACTTCGACCGGTGCAGGGCGAAGGCCGCGAAGATCTTCGACACCACGCTGGCCATATTCGCACGTGCGAAGGAGGACGGGATTCCACCGGCCGCCGCGGCCGACCGGATCGCCGAGCAGCGGATGGCGGAGGCACGGCTGCGCGGCTGA
- the bldC gene encoding developmental transcriptional regulator BldC, with protein MTARTPDAEPLLTPAEVATMFRVDPKTVTRWAKAGKLTSIRTLGGHRRYREAEVRALLAGIPQQRSEA; from the coding sequence ATGACCGCTCGCACCCCTGATGCCGAGCCGCTGCTGACCCCGGCTGAGGTTGCCACCATGTTCCGTGTCGACCCCAAGACGGTCACGCGGTGGGCGAAGGCCGGCAAGCTCACGTCGATCCGCACGCTCGGCGGGCACCGCCGCTACCGCGAAGCGGAGGTCCGTGCACTGCTCGCGGGCATTCCGCAGCAGCGCAGCGAGGCCTGA